A window of Juglans regia cultivar Chandler chromosome 7, Walnut 2.0, whole genome shotgun sequence contains these coding sequences:
- the LOC108991764 gene encoding taxadien-5-alpha-ol O-acetyltransferase has translation MKMGSSVHVKEAVMIIPCEPTPARVLTLSAIDSQLFLRFTIEYLLVYRPARPGLDHDVHLATARLKAALAQALVPYYPLAGRVRAKPDGSSLEVVCRAQGALFIEAISDRYTISDFERAPKSVNQWRKLLSLHVADVLKGAPPLVVQLTWLKDGAATVGVGINHCLCDGIGSAEFLNSFAELASEKRGLAELKPMPVWQRHLLDPLPVRSPHDISVTHLEFTRVPDLCGFLTRFSNERLAPTSTTFNERYLNELKNLATCASLPTELSYTSFEVLSAHIWRSWARSLNLPSNQVLKILFSVNVRERVKPSIPSGYYGNAFVLGCAEASVKDLIEKGLGNASALVKSAKERVNTEYVRRVAASVSESAASPDSVGVLIVSQWSRLGLEKVDFGMGVPHHIGPICCDRYCLFLPVLDQKDAVKVMVAIPTSAVDKYNYLVRSPYA, from the coding sequence ATGAAAATGGGAAGCTCTGTGCATGTCAAGGAGGCTGTCATGATCATCCCCTGTGAGCCAACTCCAGCTCGTGTCCTCACTCTCTCAGCTATTGATTCCCAGCTCTTCCTTCGCTTCACCATCGAGTATCTCTTGGTGTACAGGCCGGCTCGCCCCGGTTTGGACCATGATGTACATCTGGCCACTGCTCGTCTCAAGGCTGCGCTAGCACAAGCCTTGGTGCCATACTACCCTTTAGCCGGAAGAGTCAGAGCTAAGCCCGATGGTTCGAGCCTTGAGGTGGTTTGTAGAGCCCAAGGTGCGTTATTCATTGAGGCCATATCTGATAGATACACAATTAGCGACTTTGAAAGAGCTCCAAAGTCTGTCAACCAATGGAGGAAGCTACTGTCCCTCCACGTGGCTGACGTTCTCAAAGGGGCCCCACCTCTCGTTGTCCAGCTGACGTGGCTGAAGGACGGAGCAGCGACGGTGGGTGTCGGAATCAACCATTGTCTCTGTGATGGAATCGGTAGCGCTGAGTTCCTCAACTCGTTCGCAGAGTTGGCTTCTGAGAAACGCGGACTTGCCGAATTAAAACCTATGCCCGTCTGGCAGCGCCACCTCTTGGACCCACTGCCTGTAAGATCTCCACATGATATATCGGTGACCCATCTCGAGTTCACCCGAGTTCCTGACCTTTGTGGGTTCCTGACTCGCTTCTCGAACGAAAGGCTCGCCCCTACTTCAACCACGTTCAATGAACGGTATCTCAACGAGCTCAAGAACTTAGCTACTTGTGCGAGTCTACCCACCGAGTTATCTTACACGTCATTCGAGGTTCTTTCTGCACATATTTGGCGGAGCTGGGCTAGATCACTAAACTTACCTTCAAATCAAGTTTTGAAAATCCTCTTCAGTGTTAACGTTCGTGAGCGAGTGAAGCCGAGTATACCCAGTGGATACTACGGCAATGCTTTTGTACTCGGTTGCGCGGAAGCGAGCGTTAAAGATCTGATTGAAAAGGGCTTAGGCAATGCCTCCGCTCTGGTTAAAAGCGCGAAAGAAAGAGTAAACACGGAGTACGTAAGAAGGGTCGCGGCGTCTGTGAGTGAGTCTGCAGCGAGTCCTGATTCAGTGGGTGTACTCATTGTTTCACAATGGTCAAGGCTAGGGTTAGAGAAGGTTGACTTTGGGATGGGAGTCCCACATCATATTGGACCCATTTGCTGTGATAGGTACTGCCTGTTTTTGCCAGTTCTTGATCAGAAGGACGCTGTGAAGGTGATGGTGGCAATCCCCACAAGTGCCGTTGACAAGTACAATTATTTGGTCAGGAGTCCATACGCTTGA